Within the Medicago truncatula cultivar Jemalong A17 chromosome 4, MtrunA17r5.0-ANR, whole genome shotgun sequence genome, the region ATTCATATAAAACTTGGACCCAAACACCATTTCTACAAAATCACTATTTTTACCACTGATCAGTTCGCGCGGCGAGTAGAACACTCGCCGTTGCGAGTTGACATCTAAGCCATTCACGAGGCGAACAAGgacactcgccgtggcgagcgatttGACAGGAAACATTACCTAttattattctacaacctgaaaatcaattttcatgtTAATTCATTTGATTACCTACacttttaacaataaaattgtaatttaaaacctaacttctataacatcaaaactattAACAACTACAAAATTAAACCCTTTTTTAGAATTATATACTCATGATTAAAGAAGGtcagtcccacccttaccttagattggtCAAATTTTGGATTCTACAAGCTTTCCCTTCTTCTCatctctgacttctcactttctccaaAAACTATTTTACGTGTTCTCCCTCTCTATTCCTAACCTCTCCTATTCTTAACCTAACACATTCTCCCttattccaattttgcccttatgcctcattaatctattttaattatattctctCACTAATAATGCTCATAATAACTACTAATAATAGTCAAGAACAATAGAAAATTATACTTCCCTCTCTggcggcacatcaggaatttcatcaggaaaaacttaTGGAAATTCACACATCACTTGCAACTTATCAATcaccgcttgattctcaatataCAGGGacgccatcaaagaaaacatctgGATTCCATCGCGAATTAACTGTTTCAACTGCTTAGTAGTCAAGAACTCagtttctccttcttcttcggCAGAAGAAAAACGCACCGTCTTTCTAAagcaattaatatgaacatggttaaactccaaccagttcatacctAGTATCACATCCATCCCACTCAACGACAAACAGACTAGGTCCActacaaaatctctaccaaacatcgACAAAGGACACTTCAGGCATActagagaagtagtcactgaacccttagccGGGGTTTCGACAACCATTTCTCCATTCATATATGACATAACAAGATCCAATTTCGaaacacaatcaacaacaataaaacaATGTGTAGCCCTAGTATCTATAATAGTAATTAAGGGAGTACTATTAATGAAACATGTACCTCTTATCAGATGATCCTCATTCGCTTTCTGAGTACCTGCTAAAGCAAACACCTTCCCACTAGACTGagctgtctgagtaccagctaAAGTAAACATCTGGATTCCTTCTTCACCACAGTTAAAACAAACTATATCATCATGCTTGCAATCTGCAATTGTATGTCCTTTTCTGCCACAACGGAAACACCGCTTTACATCGCCACCACAAGCGTTACTCTTGTGACCTTTCTCTCCGCATCGGAAAGAAACAACTTCAGTAGGAGTATCTTTCTTTATGGGCatcctgtaacaccccgttttcccaacttcaaaatttttacataataatcagagtaatcaacttAAACAGGATATCACACTACTTTATaagataaatagagtaaaatcactatttattcaaaacatctcatgtcaacaattcaaattacattgcagcggaaaacattcATTAAACAACGTAATGGCACAAcagcctcaacataaacaacttattaaaattccattctagatggttcatcaacataaatcataaaaatacgtaacacatggaaaacaaagcaagatccccatcccgttacgtatcagagcgaccctaagatgacgcgtgagagagtcaactcacttcaacaactaatcCTAGTTATCTGCACGtcacccacgtagaggcaacattcaaacagaaggggtgagatttcacattcaataataataaacatataattctataaaagaatttaacaacacataacaacatctattCATCATTAGTAAAACTAATAAACAGTAACTTAAGTAagagaatttatcaacataaacaacaacaattaaacaatgttaatgctttacataattccaactatacatcattaattaacttcaaatcatcattaacaatgatGCACATAATTCCTCAATAacaactcattaattatttcgacaacttgacaacatgACGAAAACACCGACAACTCGACATCAACGACAATGCAACGACAATAACATCAACCagacaatgcaacaacaacgactcaacaaatgcaatatgcatgtggtaccaatcagggcatcaagcccccaacttgtAGAGCACAATagggctcacagggcatcaagcccccaacttatagagcataggctctcagggcatcaagccccaaaCGTATAGAGCataatag harbors:
- the LOC112418422 gene encoding uncharacterized protein, with protein sequence MPIKKDTPTEVVSFRCGEKGHKSNACGGDVKRCFRCGRKGHTIADCKHDDIVCFNCGEEGIQMFTLAGTQTAQSSGKVFALAGTQKANEDHLIRGTCFINSTPLITIIDTRATHCFIVVDCVSKLDLVMSYMNGEMVVETPAKGSVTTSLVCLKCPLSMFGRDFVVDLVCLSLSGMDVILGMNWLEFNHVHINCFRKTVRFSSAEEEGETEFLTTKQLKQLIRDGIQMFSLMASLYIENQAVIDKLQVMCEFP